One stretch of Epinephelus lanceolatus isolate andai-2023 chromosome 15, ASM4190304v1, whole genome shotgun sequence DNA includes these proteins:
- the lrrc9 gene encoding leucine-rich repeat-containing protein 9 gives MIQIEKLKHRGDEEVVRELCLANGVSYEKIAQEGSNVSSLEIFFAGFPRMVGLSFFPRLCQLTIVGQNVKHIEGLECCPVLRELWVVQCHLTGISGLHNCPQLEKLYLYDNQICEIKNLEMQINLEVLWLNNNCITQIQGLNMLKNLKELNLADNNIEKIGRSLDPNVSLQNLNLSGNKISSFKELTMLAHLPHLRELALKDPTSTPNPVCLLCNYATHVLYHMPGLQQLDTYDVSSKQVKEAAESTVMKKMMYYNMRVRTAQRNLAEIRLSLIERKKTMLKLPEECIKTLNHALKSLERELSKVPPSCKKSAFALEDGSTQLVESSANRSDSPTDVSRDPAMEHKIFRKIEALRDRLVLWTRKLDEIEAWYERDLMQATNTMGYTIQFLLMELESVGNIRLEEGCSTDPWFTSCCDLLQSRFSQSDYKAYSITGIKINRVIRIHNSALRLRFEDKLHTLLASDDSAISSQNYRRRLDHLFYVADPEKNDEKEEILCILEEGFKTAEQYKALDIERAIPLSNSLSVTEQPRIEHTLRWASQGDSKHSTDTIPFRHGQIIVSKVFVGHSTPIREGEPLDRSRYPRAYSVYRNVEVKHRTAISEERPCSTKTHTGPECSPRRRQWFVFDHELVLPEYIISFEYITGDEEQPHSTGRGDGPSNDIILDREVLNMEPVQKPQPKLLSLDDKILLNVARANVLSQITVLNLHGNSLSKIKEISHVTALRHLTISFNEFTHLDDISHMPNLEFLDASYNRLVTLEGLKRLGQLKQLDLRWNKLTKAREDTAVLRKHTPALLKLDTRYNPWSRSEAVRMTILGRLMTLTHLDDTMVTEEEAAYALQMATGSKINQASLLAHSCTTSERPRSLSLLSTAQLLCLLSPAPWGLDQELKLDWTAQISALNLDNQRISKLVSLNKLVNLRWASFNDNDISKVEGLDGCLKLEELSLNNNSIGTLSGLSKLHCLNKLSVDGNQLSNLDASVLDQLPNLSFLSVENNCISSLHGIQRARSLLELYIGNNQISTSRDIYYLKGLTNLIILDLYGNPLVEKLENYRIYVVFHLPSLKALDGIAVEVTECESAKDMFGGRLTPDMVAEKLGHSNYTDITYLTIQSCSIRMVDLSPADLFCNLRSVNLDHNNLTSFSGLIYLPNIKALCLNYNHIESILPRQKTQASLTNRQILYSKVHSSGYGQQSPSKGKGETGPTGSLEPLMGSLEVLHLSHNGISNMANLQLSRLTNLKALFLQGNEISQVEGLEGLHQLRELVLDRNRIKALADNSFIAQNVLLELHLAENRIRELNHLDPLIELRKLFLGMNKLQDTTELDKLEVLPSLTELSIVGNPVAKNSQHRPAIVLRLSQLQVLDGVMVTLEERTRTELLNAETSYPGASLPATEINLPGLLPLMPRNTPLRGMTISGGLQNFVHGHDILPGHMDEAQSHYTYKYKKHKHGNAVRSGQADITLRHIRRTGSNLPAQGLLHDGNRVIITYPGQEQDSRFPNGGKPPPM, from the exons ATGATACAGATTGAGAAACTAAAGCACCGAGGTGACGAGGAGGTGGTCAGAGAGCTG TGCTTGGCCAATGGAGTATCCTATGAAAAGATTGCACAAGAAGGAAGCAATGTCAGCTCCCTGGAGATCTTCTTCGCTGGCTTTCCCCGCATGGTTGGGCTTTCCTTCTTCCCAAGGCTCTGTCAGCTTACCATAGTGGGCCAGAATGTAAAACACATTGAGGGACTTGAGTGCTGTCCTGTGCTTCGGGAGCTGTGGGTAGTCCAGTGCCATCTGACA GGAATATCTGGACTACATAATTGTCCACAACTGGAGAAACTCTACCTTTATGATAATCAAATCTGTGAAATAAAGAATTTAGAAATGCAGATTAACCTGGAAGTTTTGTGGCTCAACAACAACTGCATAACTCAGATACAG GGCTTGAACATGCTGAAAAACCTTAAAGAACTAAACCTTGCTGACAACAATATTGAAAAGATTG GGCGTAGCCTTGATCCTAATGTCAGCCTTCAGAATCTTAATCTGTCTGGGAACAAGATCAGCTCCTTTAAG gagCTGACCATGCTTGCTCATTTACCCCATCTGAGAGAACTCGCACTAAAGGACCCTACATCAACCCCAAACCCAGTGTGTCTGCTGTGTAACTACGCCACACACGTTCTTTACCACATGCCAGGCCTACAGCAACTTGACACATATGACGTTTCGAGCAAGCAAGTCAAGGAGGCAGCTGAG TCGACAGTAATGAAGAAAATGATGTACTACAACATGCGTGTACGGACAGCTCAGAGGAACCTGGCAGAGATCCGGCTCAGTCTGATAGAGAGGAAGAAAACTATGTTAAAGTTACCAGAGGAATGCATCAAAACACTCAATCACGCCCTCAAAAGT CTTGAACGTGAACTGTCCAAGGTGCCACCTAGTTGTAAGAAGTCTGCCTTTGCGTTGGAGGATGGATCAACCCAACTGGTTGAAAGTTCAGCCAACAGAAGTGACTCACCCACTGATGTCAGTCGCGATCCTGCCATGGAGCACAAAATATTCCGCAAGATTGAAGCACTGAGGGACAGACTGGTGCTATGGACGAGGAAGCTGGATGA GATTGAAGCCTGGTATGAGCGGGACTTGATGCAAGCCACAAACACAATGGGATATACCATTCAGTTTCTGTTGATGGAGCTAGAAAGTGTTGGAAATATTCGTTTGGAAGAGGGCTGCTCCACAGACCCTTG GTTTACTTCCTGTTGTGACCTCCTGCAGTCCCGCTTCTCTCAGTCAGACTATAAGGCTTACAGCATCACTGGCATCAAGATCAATAGAGTTATCCGCATCCACAACAGCGCTTTGAGGCTTCGCTTTGAGGACAAACTTCACACCCTTCTAGCCAGTGACGACTCTGCCATCTCTTCACA GAATTACAGACGTCGGCTGGATCATTTGTTCTACGTAGCTGACCCTGAAAAGAATGATGAGAAGGAAGAAATTCTCTGCATTTTAGAggaaggcttcaaaacagctgAACAATATAAG gCTTTGGACATAGAGAGAGCTATACCTTTATCCAATAGCCTGAGTGTGACTGAGCAGCCCAGAATTGAACACACACTGCGCTGGGCCAGCCAAGGTGATTCCAagcacagcacagacacaatCCCCTTCAGGCACG GTCAGATTATTGTTTCCAAAGTGTTTGTGGGCCACAGCACGCCTATCCGAGAGGGAGAACCGTTGGACAGAAGCAGATATCCCAGAGCCTACTCTGTGTACCGCAATGTGGAAGTCAAGCACAGAACTGCAATAAGTGAAG AGAGACCCTGCtccaccaaaacacacactggtCCTGAGTGCAGTCCCCGACGAAGACAGTGGTTTGTGTTTGACCATGAGCTTGTCCTGCCTGAGTACATCATTTCTTTTGAGTACATCACCGGG GATGAAGAACAACCACACAGCACAGGCAGAGGTGACGGTCCCTCCAACGATATCATCCTAGACAGGGAGGTCCTCAACATGGAACCTGTGCAGAAGCCACAGCCCAAGCTGTTGAGCTTGGATGACAAAATTCTGCTCAATGTGGCCAGAGCCAATGTCCTCAGTCAAATTACT GTGCTGAACCTTCATGGCAACAGTTTGAGTAAAATAAAGGAGATTTCCCATGTCACAGCTCTGCGGCATCTTACCATCAGCTTCAATGAGTTCACACACCTGGATGACATTTCTCACATG CCCAACCTTGAGTTTTTGGACGCTAGCTATAATCGCCTAGTGACCCTGGAAGGGCTGAAGAGGTTGGGGCAGCTCAAACAGCTAGACCTGCGCTGGAACAAGTTGACCAAGGCCAGGGAGGACACAGCTGTACTGAGAAAACACACACCTGCTCTGCTGAAGCTTGACACCAGATACAACCCCTGGAGCAGG TCTGAAGCAGTAAGAATGACCATACTGGGCCGTCTAATGACCCTCACACACCTGGATGATACGATGGtaacagaggaggaggctgccTATGCTCTTCAGATGGCCACTGGATCCAAAATTAACCAG GCATCTCTTCTAGCTCACTCATGTACCACCAGTGAGCGTCCCCGCAGTCTCAGCTTGCTGTCAACAGCCCAGCTCCTATGTCTTCTCAGTCCAGCACCCTGGGGCCTCGACCAAGAGCTCAAGCTAGACTGGACTGCACAG ATCTCTGCCCTAAACCTTGACAACCAGAGGATTTCCAAACTGGTCAGTCTGAATAAGCTAGTCAACCTCCGCTGGGCTTCCTTTAATGATAATGACATTTCCAAAGTGGAGGGTCTTGATGGCTGCTTGAAGCTGGAGGAACTCTCcctcaacaacaacagcataGGCACACTCAGTG GCCTGTCAAAGCTGCATTGCCTCAATAAACTGAGTGTAGATGGGAATCAGCTGTCTAATCTGGATGCCTCAGTCTTAGATCAGCTGCCCAACCTGTCCTTTCTGTCCGTGGAGAACAACTGTATCAGTTCCCTGCATGGTATCCAGAGAGCCCGCTCCCTTCTTGAGCTCTACATCGGCAACAACCAAATTTCTACGTCGCGGGACATCTACTATCTGAAG GGATTGACAAACCTCATTATTCTGGATCTTTACGGGAATCCTTTAGTGGAGAAACTGGAAAACTATCGGATTTATGTGGTGTTCCACCTACCCTCCTTAAAAGCTCTGGATGGCATTGCAGTG GAGGTAACTGAGTGTGAAAGTGCAAAGGATATGTTTGGAGGAAGACTAACCCCAGACATGGTAGCAGAGAAACTGGGCCACTCAAATTACACAGACATCACCTACCTCACCATACAGTCCTGCTCCATTAG GATGGTTGATCTGTCTCCAGCAGACCTGTTCTGTAACCTGCGTAGTGTCAACTTAGACCACAACAACCTCACCTCTTTCTCGGGCCTTATTTACCTGCCCAACATCAAG GCTCTGTGTTTGAACTACAACCACATTGAATCCATCCTGCCCAGACAGAAGACTCAGGCTTCTCTGACCAACAGACAGATCCTGTATAGCAAAGTTCATTCCagtggttacggccaacagaGTCCATCCAAAGGCAAAGG GGAAACTGGGCCCACTGGCAGCCTGGAGCCACTGATGGGCAGCCTGGAGGTGCTGCATTTGAGTCACAATGGCATCTCCAATATGGCCaatctgcagctcagcaggctCACCAATCTTAAAGCACTCTTCCTCCAAG GTAACGAGATCAGCCAGGTTGAAGGATTGGAGGGGCTTCACCAACTCAGAGAGCTTGTGTTAGACAGGAACCGGATCAAAGCTCTGGCCGATAACTCTTTCATAGCACAGAATGTCCTGCTAGAGCTGCACCTAGCAGAGAACCGCATCCGGGAGCTCAACCATCTTGATCCTTTGATTGAGCTCCGCAAGCTCTTTCTTGGCATGAACAAGCTGCAG GACACCACAGAGCTTGACAAACTAGAAGTTCTTCCTTCGCTGACAGAGCTCTCTATTGTTGGGAATCCT gtGGCCAAAAATTCTCAACACAGACCAGCAATAGTGCTCCGTCTGTCTCAGTTACAGGTCCTGGATGGAGTGATGGTCACCCTGGAGGAAAGGACAAGGACTGAGCTCCTCAATGCTGAGACATCA